A window from Primulina huaijiensis isolate GDHJ02 chromosome 11, ASM1229523v2, whole genome shotgun sequence encodes these proteins:
- the LOC140988225 gene encoding cationic amino acid transporter 1-like, with protein MEANGGSSGLTRRRGCSCTKDDFFPEESFQSVNNYVKALKQTPFRFIDRMLTRSNVQAELDAKARSGNAMKKTLSWWDLMWFGMGAVIGAGIFVITGIEAREDAGPAVVLSYVVSGLSALLSVFCYTEFAVEIPVAGGSFSYLRVELGDFVAFIAAGNILLEYVVGGAAVARSWTSYFATLCNHKPEDFRIHVSGLADGYNDLDPLSVGVIIIICILAVLSTKASSRLNYVASVVHLVIIIFIIVCGLIKADTSNYTPFAPFGPRGIFKASAVLFFAYVGFDAVSTMAEETKNPAKDIPIGLVGSMVITTFLYCLLAITLCLMQPYTMIDVDAPFSRAFEMVGWNWAKYIVAAGALKGMTSVLLVSAVGQARYLTHIARTHMMPPWFAKVDQNTGTPINATIAMLAATAIICFFTKLDILSNLLSISTLFIFMLVALAILVRRYYVSGETTKQNRNKLIVFILLILGSSIATSIYWALSEGWIAYCITVPIWLFSTAGLSISVPQACSPKLWGTPLVPWLPSASIAINIFLLGSLDQESFIRFGIWTLFLLCYYFLFGLHASYDNAMAIQVKTTEDTPYKKAEAGETSIDTATGN; from the exons ATGGAGGCTAATGGAGGTTCATCAGGGTTAACTAGGAGGAGAGGATGCTCGTGCACAAAGGACGATTTTTTCCCGGAGGAGTCGTTCCAGAGCGTGAACAATTACGTGAAGGCTCTGAAACAGACACCGTTTCGATTCATAGACCGGATGCTGACACGGTCGAACGTTCAGGCGGAGCTAGATGCGAAGGCTCGTAGTGGGAATGCAATGAAGAAGACGCTTTCGTGGTGGGACTTAATGTGGTTTGGCATGGGCGCCGTCATCGGTGCCGGAATATTCGTTATCACTGGCATCGAGGCACGCGAAGATGCTGGTCCCGCCGTTGTGCTATCCTATGTTGTCTCTGGTCTCTCCGCCTTGCTCTCTGTCTTTTGCTACACCGAGTTTGCTGTGGAAATCCCCGTTGCAG GCGGTTCATTTTCTTACTTACGGGTGGAGCTTGGCGATTTCGTAGCCTTCATTGCTGCCGGAAACATCCTTCTCGAGTACGTAGTCGGTGGCGCAGCAGTTGCGCGTTCTTGGACCTCCTACTTTGCCACACTCTGCAATCATAAGCCCGAAGATTTCCGCATCCACGTCAGTGGTCTAGCTGACGGCTACAACGATCTTGACCCATTATCCGTCGGTGTTATCATAATCATATGCATACTCGCAGTTCTTAGCACAAAGGCCTCCTCTCGTCTTAACTACGTCGCATCAGTCGTCCACCTCgtcatcatcatcttcatcatcGTATGTGGACTCATCAAAGCCGACACCAGTAATTACACTCCCTTCGCACCGTTCGGCCCCCGCGGGATCTTCAAAGCTTCAGCAGTCTTGTTTTTCGCCTATGTTGGATTTGATGCTGTTTCTACCATGGCAGAGGAAACCAAGAACCCGGCAAAAGACATCCCCATCGGTCTAGTTGGTTCCATGGTCATCACCACATTCTTATACTGCCTGTTAGCCATAACTCTATGCCTGATGCAGCCATACACTATGATCGATGTTGACGCTCCTTTTTCAAGGGCATTTGAGATGGTGGGGTGGAACTGGGCTAAGTACATCGTTGCTGCAGGAGCGTTGAAAGGCATGACTTCGGTTCTGCTAGTCAGTGCGGTGGGACAAGCCCGTTACCTTACCCATATTGCACGTACACACATGATGCCCCCATGGTTTGCGAAAGTTGATCAAAATACCGGAACACCTATCAACGCCACCATTGCCATGCTTGCTGCTACCGCAATCATATGCTTCTTCACAAAACTCGACATCCTATCCAACTTACTCTCAATCTCCACTCTCTTCATCTTCATGCTTGTTGCCCTTGCCATTCTAGTTCGTAGATACTACGTTAGTGGTGAAACCACAAAACAAAACCGAAACAAACTAATCGTCTTCATATTGCTAATCCTTGGATCCTCGATCGCCACTTCTATCTACTGGGCGCTCAGTGAAGGCTGGATTGCCTATTGCATAACAGTACCTATATGGCTCTTCTCCACTGCAGGATTGTCGATTTCAGTCCCTCAGGCCTGTAGTCCCAAGCTTTGGGGCACCCCGTTGGTTCCATGGTTGCCATCTGCATCCATTGCCATCAACATCTTCCTTCTTGGATCATTAGATCAGGAATCCTTCATCAGGTTTGGAATCTGGACTCTATTCCTCCTTTGCTATTATTTCTTGTTCGGGCTGCATGCTTCATATGACAATGCCATGGCAATCCAAGTGAAGACGACAGAGGACACTCCATATAAGAAAGCTGAAGCCGGAGAAACATCAATAGATACTGCAACTGGTAATTAG